One segment of Choristoneura fumiferana chromosome 26, NRCan_CFum_1, whole genome shotgun sequence DNA contains the following:
- the LOC141442912 gene encoding uncharacterized protein isoform X11, with protein sequence MEGKSSDWLRGPSGPTVCRCCFAEGCYKDISTEYFWMGKREVYAEMLSETLDLTIAYAHTSGPNSNSRLICEPCISRLRDASEFKRQVQECEKMFLQYLDPGREAITDLETIPETLVLEKDVKLEQVKQEKGQSDDDFDDRAAFEDDDDDDLDDQPLTRLASKVPKKESVDLLDLLDNAKVAEKRKSSSKTKTTPAKKAKTKKDTPKATASKAKPEKKKKGIEWMNLVAKRNATVILKHSSAYPFQQTSNILRCCFCLDVYEKPQEFREHMDSQHPNIDKSDLPSNLSDNLVRVDITDLHCTVCSAGFEKLDDLAAHLVEHDLDIDNTEQIALVPFKLDSDRFVCVVCEKVFPGFFQLSRHTVTHFSNYACIACECSFETLSGLRYHEIFSHKASKNTCRVCMKSFSTRDEKKKHVKETPACMPAKCYICKERLPSWDHKEKHLIEMHGKPKKSYPCTECDKVFQQNSQLYFHFKVTHTDDLKCTYCGKRFTARSILNEHLAMHEGKKDLVCTVCEKRFCYYRSLKVHMKLHDGPSFPCTVCHHKFTTKTGLARHKCKVEQRRCVLYF encoded by the exons ATGGAGGGTAAAAGTTCCGATTGGCTGCGGGGGCCGAGCGGCCCTACCGTTTGCCGCTGTTGTTTTGCCGAGGGTTGTTATAAAGACATTTCTACTGAATACTTCTGGATGGGCAAGAGAGAAGTTTACGCCGAAATGTTAAGCGAAACACTGGACTTAAct ATTGCCTATGCTCATACATCTGGGCCTAACAGCAACAGCCGTCTCATCTGCGAGCCGTGCATCTCTCGCCTCCGGGACGCGTCGGAGTTCAAGCGCCAAGTGCAGGAGTGTGAGAAGATGTTCCTGCAGTACTTGGATCCTGGGAGAGAGGCGATCACCGATTTAGAGA CCATCCCAGAGACGTTGGTGCTAGAAAAGGACGTGAAACTGGAGCAAGTGAAGCAGGAAAAGGGACAGAGCGACGACGACTTCGATGACCGCGCCGCGTTCGAAGACGACGACGATGACGACC ttGACGATCAACCCCTAACGAGGCTGGCCTCGAAAGTGCCTAAAAAGGAGTCTGTCGATCTCCTAGACCTCTTGGACAACGCGAAGGTGGCCGAGAAACGTAAATCGTCCTCCAAAACTAAAACAACACCCGCTAAAAAGGCTAAAACTAAGAAGGACACCCCCAAAGCGACCGCAAGCAAAGCTAAGCCTGAGAAGAAAAAGAAAG gtATAGAATGGATGAACCTGGTTGCCAAGCGGAATGCGACTGTCATACTGAAGCATTCCTCTGCCTATCCGTTCCAGCAGACGTCTAACATTCTCCGGTGTTGTTTCTGTTTAGATGTATACGAAAAACCCCAAGAGTTCAGAGAACATATGGATTCTCAACACCCTAACATTGACAAGTCGGACCTCCCTTCAAACCTATCTGATAACCTAGTCCGCGTTGATATCACAGATTTGCATTGCACCGTCTGCTCTGCTGGTTTCGAAAAGCTAGACGATCTGGCGGCACATTTAGTTGAACATGACCTAGATATAGATAACACTGAACAAATCGCCCTGGTGCCTTTCAAACTTGATAGCGATCGTTTCGTATGCGTCGTTTGCGAGAAAGTCTTTCCGGGCTTCTTCCAATTGTCTAGACATACCGTCACACACTTCAGCAATTACGCATGTATTGCGTGCGAATGTTCATTCGAAACTCTATCAGGGCTCCGTTACCACGAAATATTTAGTCATAAGGCATCTAAAAACACATGCAGGGTCTGCATGAAATCATTCTCGACTAGGGATGAAAAGAAGAAGCATGTTAAGGAAACCCCGGCATGTATGCCTGCGAAGTGTTACATTTGCAAAGAGCGCCTCCCATCCTGGGATCATAAGGAAAAACATTTAATAGAGATGCACGGTAAGCCGAAGAAGAGTTACCCTTGCACGGAGTGTGACAAAGTGTTCCAACAAAACTCTCAGTTATACTTTCATTTTAAAGTGACTCACACAGATGACCTTAAGTGTACATATTGTGGCAAGCGTTTTACTGCACGCTCTATACTGAATGAACATTTAGCAATGCATGAAGGGAAAAAAGACTTAGTGTGTACCGTTTGCGAGAAAAGGTTTTGCTATTATCGAAGCCTAAAGGTGCATATGAAACTTCACGATGGGCCTTCTTTTCCTTGCACTGTTTGTCACCATAAATTTACAACGAAAACTGGACTCGCCAGACATAAATGTAAAGTTGAACAACGTCGATGCGTATTGTATTTCTAA
- the LOC141442912 gene encoding uncharacterized protein isoform X10, producing the protein MEGKSSDWLRGPSGPTVCRCCFAEGCYKDISTEYFWMGKREVYAEMLSETLDLTIAYAHTSGPNSNSRLICEPCISRLRDASEFKRQVQECEKMFLQYLDPGREAITDLETIPETLVLEKDVKLEQVKQEKGQSDDDFDDRAAFEDDDDDDLDDQPLTRLASKVPKKESVDLLDLLDNAKVAEKRKSSSKTKTTPAKKAKTKKDTPKATASKAKPEKKKKELDGESVRAAQRNASLILRYSTAYPFRYNMATMKLQCYICLDLFDEPSLLRTHMDTHHDDVNKSKIVASSRRGDTRVDIANLRCKSCMTKFDTIESIATHLNEIHKLDVNLNYHHGLVPMKLEKNRFQCLICAKLFTGLKQLWRHAGGHFYKYICDVCGKHFETPAGLNLHVKYSHSGTEICKHCKQSFPTKKARREHVKMTKACQPTMCPYCNDRFLHWQQKEEHLVTVHGKERRVFPCTECDKVFTQRTVLYVHFRTTHTDENKCQYCEKQFPTQPRLKEHIARYHTGERAFACDLCDKTFIDGQSLRRHLVTHDDSKKLACSFCDKLYARRHALNLHMAKHHPNANND; encoded by the exons ATGGAGGGTAAAAGTTCCGATTGGCTGCGGGGGCCGAGCGGCCCTACCGTTTGCCGCTGTTGTTTTGCCGAGGGTTGTTATAAAGACATTTCTACTGAATACTTCTGGATGGGCAAGAGAGAAGTTTACGCCGAAATGTTAAGCGAAACACTGGACTTAAct ATTGCCTATGCTCATACATCTGGGCCTAACAGCAACAGCCGTCTCATCTGCGAGCCGTGCATCTCTCGCCTCCGGGACGCGTCGGAGTTCAAGCGCCAAGTGCAGGAGTGTGAGAAGATGTTCCTGCAGTACTTGGATCCTGGGAGAGAGGCGATCACCGATTTAGAGA CCATCCCAGAGACGTTGGTGCTAGAAAAGGACGTGAAACTGGAGCAAGTGAAGCAGGAAAAGGGACAGAGCGACGACGACTTCGATGACCGCGCCGCGTTCGAAGACGACGACGATGACGACC ttGACGATCAACCCCTAACGAGGCTGGCCTCGAAAGTGCCTAAAAAGGAGTCTGTCGATCTCCTAGACCTCTTGGACAACGCGAAGGTGGCCGAGAAACGTAAATCGTCCTCCAAAACTAAAACAACACCCGCTAAAAAGGCTAAAACTAAGAAGGACACCCCCAAAGCGACCGCAAGCAAAGCTAAGCCTGAGAAGAAAAAGAAAG AATTAGACGGAGAGAGCGTGCGGGCTGCCCAGCGGAACGCGAGCCTTATATTGAGATACTCCACTGCATATCCCTTCAGATACAACATGGCTACCATGAAATTGCAGTGTTACATCTGCTTAGACTTGTTCGACGAACCCAGTTTGTTGAGAACCCATATGGACACGCACCACGATGACGTCAATAAATCTAAGATAGTTGCATCTTCCCGACGCGGCGATACGCGAGTTGACATAGCAAATTTACGCTGCAAGAGTTGCATGACAAAATTTGATACCATAGAGAGTATAGCGACACATTTAAACGAAATACACAAATTGGATGTCAACCTAAACTATCATCACGGATTAGTGCCAATGAAGTTGGAAAAGAATCGTTTTCAATGTCTGATTTGCGCTAAATTATTCacgggtctgaaacagctttgGAGGCACGCCGGGGGCCACTTTTACAAGTACATTTGTGATGTTTGTGGCAAGCATTTCGAAACACCAGCAGGTCTCAATCTACACGTGAAGTACAGCCACTCGGGCACTGAAATCTGTAAACATTGCAAGCAATCCTTTCCCACTAAGAAAGCCAGACGAGAACACGTTAAAATGACTAAAGCGTGTCAACCTACCATGTGCCCTTATTGCAACGATCGTTTCCTACATTGGCAGCAAAAGGAGGAGCATTTGGTCACTGTCCATGGTAAAGAAAGAAGAGTGTTTCCTTGCACTGAATGCGATAAAGTATTCACTCAGCGAACGGTGCTCTACGTTCACTTTAGAACCACGCACACGGATGAGAACAAATGCCAGTATTGCGAAAAGCAATTTCCTACGCAGCCAAGACTGAAAGAACATATAGCCAGGTATCACACGGGGGAAAGAGCGTTCGCCTGCGATTTGTGTGACAAGACATTTATAGATGGCCAGTCTTTGAGACGTCATTTAGTGACGCACGATGACAGCAAGAAACTTGCGTGCTCGTTCTGCGACAAGCTTTATGCGAGGAGACACGCATTGAACCTTCATATGGCAAAACACCATCCCAATGCTAATAATGACTaa
- the LOC141442912 gene encoding uncharacterized protein isoform X13: protein MEGKSSDWLRGPSGPTVCRCCFAEGCYKDISTEYFWMGKREVYAEMLSETLDLTIAYAHTSGPNSNSRLICEPCISRLRDASEFKRQVQECEKMFLQYLDPGREAITDLETIPETLVLEKDVKLEQVKQEKGQSDDDFDDRAAFEDDDDDDLDDQPLTRLASKVPKKESVDLLDLLDNAKVAEKRKSSSKTKTTPAKKAKTKKDTPKATASKAKPEKKKKVDTEIDPVRRNAEAIIKYTTACPFRVNDKSILCVYCGDLYNEPTQFRLHMDDEHAKFNYRMPFEKLPKSEYVKVDVINLRCRICATTIPNVELALTHLKEHYKNVNLNSPCGVMSFVLDSKEWNCAVCQASHPSLLHLNRHTITHFRSYVCEVCGKSYVATTGLLHHVRMKHENQYKAYCRRCGMVFSSMENKNQHQKMEKKCMAYCCSLCPDRFPTWEIKQQHMVEHHGMTKKTFQCADCNVTYSSRRAFYDHYKLCHSRECMSCVHCGLKFATSSRLKRHLGRKHAL from the exons ATGGAGGGTAAAAGTTCCGATTGGCTGCGGGGGCCGAGCGGCCCTACCGTTTGCCGCTGTTGTTTTGCCGAGGGTTGTTATAAAGACATTTCTACTGAATACTTCTGGATGGGCAAGAGAGAAGTTTACGCCGAAATGTTAAGCGAAACACTGGACTTAAct ATTGCCTATGCTCATACATCTGGGCCTAACAGCAACAGCCGTCTCATCTGCGAGCCGTGCATCTCTCGCCTCCGGGACGCGTCGGAGTTCAAGCGCCAAGTGCAGGAGTGTGAGAAGATGTTCCTGCAGTACTTGGATCCTGGGAGAGAGGCGATCACCGATTTAGAGA CCATCCCAGAGACGTTGGTGCTAGAAAAGGACGTGAAACTGGAGCAAGTGAAGCAGGAAAAGGGACAGAGCGACGACGACTTCGATGACCGCGCCGCGTTCGAAGACGACGACGATGACGACC ttGACGATCAACCCCTAACGAGGCTGGCCTCGAAAGTGCCTAAAAAGGAGTCTGTCGATCTCCTAGACCTCTTGGACAACGCGAAGGTGGCCGAGAAACGTAAATCGTCCTCCAAAACTAAAACAACACCCGCTAAAAAGGCTAAAACTAAGAAGGACACCCCCAAAGCGACCGCAAGCAAAGCTAAGCCTGAGAAGAAAAAGAAAG TGGACACAGAAATCGATCCTGTACGAAGAAACGCAGAGGCGATTATTAAGTATACGACCGCGTGTCCCTTCCGCGTGAACGATAAGTCTATCCTTTGCGTCTACTGCGGAGACCTATACAACGAACCTACCCAGTTTCGACTCCATATGGACGATGAACACGCCAAATTTAACTACCGCATGCCTTTCGAGAAACTACCCAAATCTGAATACGTTAAAGTAGACGTCATTAACCTTAGATGTAGGATCTGCGCCACCACTATACCAAATGTAGAATTAGCTTTGACACATTTAAAAGAACACTACAAAAATGTTAATCTAAACTCTCCTTGTGGGGTGATGTCGTTCGTTCTAGACAGCAAAGAGTGGAATTGTGCCGTGTGTCAGGCTAGTCACCCCTCACTGTTACACTTGAACAGACACACAATCACCCACTTTAGGAGTTACGTTTGTGAGGTATGCGGCAAGTCTTACGTAGCGACAACGGGGCTCTTGCATCACGTTAGGATGAAGCACGAAAACCAATATAAGGCGTACTGTAGACGTTGCGGCATGGTTTTTTCCTCGATGGAAAACAAAAATCAACACCAAAAAATGGAGAAAAAATGCATGGCATACTGCTGTTCTCTCTGTCCGGATCGCTTTCCTACGTGGGAGATAAAACAGCAACACATGGTAGAGCATCATGGTATGACGAAAAAGACGTTTCAGTGCGCGGATTGTAATGTGACCTATTCTAGTCGCAGGGCCTTCTATGACCATTATAAGCTTTGCCACTCTCGTGAATGCATGTCCTGCGTGCATTGCGGACTTAAATTCGCGACATCCTCCCGACTTAAAAGACATTTAGGGAGAAAGCACGCTCTTTGA
- the LOC141442912 gene encoding zinc finger Y-chromosomal protein-like isoform X14 — protein sequence MEGKSSDWLRGPSGPTVCRCCFAEGCYKDISTEYFWMGKREVYAEMLSETLDLTIAYAHTSGPNSNSRLICEPCISRLRDASEFKRQVQECEKMFLQYLDPGREAITDLETIPETLVLEKDVKLEQVKQEKGQSDDDFDDRAAFEDDDDDDLDDQPLTRLASKVPKKESVDLLDLLDNAKVAEKRKSSSKTKTTPAKKAKTKKDTPKATASKAKPEKKKKAKHFDPARSNAAAILTGATAYPFRVADKSILCVYCLELYDDPELFRKHMDAEHDNFNIKVAFHNLPSLEFIKADIADLRCRMCSQKYETLEAIADHLKVQHEQDIDTDGKLGVMPYLLHKDVHNCVLCDKNFPTLFHLNRHTISHFLGNVCHVCGKSYLATTGLLRHIRSKHQEYQVSCKRCRKVFPSMEAKEKHTKTEKSCMPYVCPKCNERFLDWKSRKRHMETSHGQTKKTYRCADCDISFNTENSYYEHFKLHHSRECRSCKHCGLKFLFVSRLNRHLAKHNL from the exons ATGGAGGGTAAAAGTTCCGATTGGCTGCGGGGGCCGAGCGGCCCTACCGTTTGCCGCTGTTGTTTTGCCGAGGGTTGTTATAAAGACATTTCTACTGAATACTTCTGGATGGGCAAGAGAGAAGTTTACGCCGAAATGTTAAGCGAAACACTGGACTTAAct ATTGCCTATGCTCATACATCTGGGCCTAACAGCAACAGCCGTCTCATCTGCGAGCCGTGCATCTCTCGCCTCCGGGACGCGTCGGAGTTCAAGCGCCAAGTGCAGGAGTGTGAGAAGATGTTCCTGCAGTACTTGGATCCTGGGAGAGAGGCGATCACCGATTTAGAGA CCATCCCAGAGACGTTGGTGCTAGAAAAGGACGTGAAACTGGAGCAAGTGAAGCAGGAAAAGGGACAGAGCGACGACGACTTCGATGACCGCGCCGCGTTCGAAGACGACGACGATGACGACC ttGACGATCAACCCCTAACGAGGCTGGCCTCGAAAGTGCCTAAAAAGGAGTCTGTCGATCTCCTAGACCTCTTGGACAACGCGAAGGTGGCCGAGAAACGTAAATCGTCCTCCAAAACTAAAACAACACCCGCTAAAAAGGCTAAAACTAAGAAGGACACCCCCAAAGCGACCGCAAGCAAAGCTAAGCCTGAGAAGAAAAAGAAAG cGAAACATTTCGATCCCGCGCGAAGTAACGCCGCAGCCATCTTGACCGGCGCAACCGCGTACCCATTCCGCGTCGCGGACAAAAGCATACTGTGCGTGTACTGCCTAGAACTATATGACGATCCCGAACTCTTCAGAAAGCACATGGACGCAGAACATGACAACTTCAATATCAAAGTCGCTTTCCACAACTTACCGAGTCTAGAGTTCATTAAAGCAGACATCGCAGATTTGAGATGCAGAATGTGTTCACAAAAATACGAGACGCTAGAAGCCATAGCGGACCATTTGAAGGTCCAGCATGAGCAGGATATAGACACCGATGGAAAGCTCGGCGTAATGCCGTACTTGCTGCACAAAGACGTACATAATTGCGTATTATGTGATAAAAACTTCCCTACGCTCTTTCATTTGAATAGACACACGATCTCACACTTTTTAGGCAATGTGTGCCATGTTTGCGGCAAAAGTTACTTGGCGACCACTGGTCTCCTCCGACACATACGATCGAAACATCAAGAGTACCAAGTATCCTGCAAGAGATGTAGAAAAGTATTCCCATCCATGGAGGCTAAAGAGAAACACACCAAGACTGAGAAGTCTTGTATGCCCTACGTATGTCCTAAATGCAATGAGAGATTCCTCGATTGGAAGTCTAGAAAGCGGCACATGGAGACGTCTCACGGACAGACGAAAAAAACTTACAGATGCGCGGATTGCGATATTAGTTTCAACACTGAGAACTCTTATTACGAGCATTTTAAACTCCACCACTCGAGAGAGTGCCGGTCTTGTAAACATTGCGGCTTAAAGTTTTTGTTCGTGTCTCGATTAAACCGGCATCTCGCCAAGCATAATCTGTAA